The following coding sequences lie in one Streptomyces sp. NBC_00510 genomic window:
- a CDS encoding F0F1 ATP synthase subunit gamma gives MGAQLRVYKRRIKSVTATKKITKAMEMISASRIVKAQRQVHASSPYADELTRAVAAVATGSNTNHPLTTETENPTRAAVLLITSDRGLAGGYSSNAIKAADRLTEQLRSEGKEVVHYIVGRKGVAYYGFRERAIEDSWTGFTDKPTYADAKSVADPLIEVVLKDTAEGGVDELHIIFTEFVSMLTQAPVEKRLLPLSLVDATGGEARKEGEILPLYDFEPSAEGVLDALLPRYVESRIYNALLQGAASEHAARRRAMKSATDNAEELIKTLTRLANQARQAEITQEISEIVGGSSALADASAGSD, from the coding sequence ATGGGCGCCCAGCTTCGGGTATACAAGCGCCGCATCAAGTCCGTCACCGCGACCAAGAAGATCACGAAGGCGATGGAGATGATCTCCGCGTCCCGGATCGTCAAGGCCCAGCGCCAGGTCCACGCCTCGTCCCCGTACGCCGACGAACTCACCCGCGCGGTGGCCGCGGTCGCGACCGGTTCGAACACGAACCACCCGCTGACCACGGAGACCGAGAACCCGACGCGCGCCGCGGTGCTGCTCATCACGAGCGACCGCGGTCTGGCCGGCGGCTACTCGTCCAACGCGATCAAGGCCGCCGACCGGCTCACCGAGCAGCTGCGCTCGGAGGGCAAGGAGGTCGTCCACTACATCGTCGGCCGCAAGGGCGTGGCGTACTACGGCTTCCGTGAGCGCGCGATCGAGGACTCGTGGACCGGGTTCACCGACAAGCCGACGTACGCGGACGCCAAGTCGGTCGCCGACCCGCTGATCGAGGTGGTCCTCAAGGACACCGCCGAGGGCGGCGTGGACGAGCTGCACATCATCTTCACGGAGTTCGTGTCGATGCTGACGCAGGCGCCGGTGGAGAAGCGGCTGCTGCCGCTCTCGCTCGTCGACGCCACCGGTGGCGAGGCCCGCAAGGAGGGGGAGATCCTCCCCCTGTACGACTTCGAGCCGTCGGCTGAGGGCGTCCTGGACGCGCTGCTGCCGCGGTACGTCGAGAGCCGGATCTACAACGCGCTGCTGCAGGGTGCCGCTTCCGAGCACGCCGCCCGCCGCCGCGCGATGAAGTCGGCGACCGACAACGCCGAGGAGCTCATCAAGACGCTCACGCGGCTTGCCAACCAGGCCCGCCAGGCCGAAATCACCCAGGAAATCAGCGAGATCGTCGGTGGCTCCAGCGCCCTGGCCGACGCGTCTGCGGGGAGTGACTAA
- a CDS encoding serine hydroxymethyltransferase, producing MPTAEASSPHIVTPTLPAGGRGLDELRAHDPELADILLGEAQRQASCLQLIAGENFTSPAVLTALGSPLANKYAEGYPGHRHHAGCELVDLAERLAVERATRLFGAAHANVQPYSGSSAVLAAYAALLVPGDTVLAMSLAHGGHLTHGSESNFSGRWFRFAGYGVTRGGTFEEGGLIDYEQLRVLAHRHRPKAIVCGGIAYPRHIDYAVFREIADDVGAYLIVDAAHTLGLVAGGAAPNPVPYADVVCATTHKTLRGPRGGLVLCGADLAQRIDRAVFPFSQGGPHMHAVAAKAVALGEAARPEFALYAHQVVANARTLAGALAARGLRIATGGTDTHLIAADVSALGVTGMRARGLCAAAGIVLDKYTLPYDTEPCAAGSGIRLGTASVTTQGMGEEQMPQVADLIVRALREERGLAGEVAELVEGFPPYPG from the coding sequence ATGCCCACCGCGGAAGCGTCTTCACCCCACATAGTCACCCCCACGCTCCCGGCCGGGGGCCGCGGCCTCGACGAGCTGCGCGCCCATGACCCCGAGCTGGCCGACATCCTCCTCGGGGAGGCCCAGCGGCAGGCTTCGTGCCTGCAGTTGATCGCGGGCGAGAACTTCACCTCCCCGGCCGTCCTGACGGCGCTCGGCTCGCCGCTCGCCAACAAGTACGCCGAGGGCTACCCCGGTCACCGCCACCACGCCGGGTGCGAGCTGGTGGACCTGGCCGAGCGGCTGGCCGTGGAAAGGGCCACACGGTTGTTCGGAGCCGCGCACGCGAACGTGCAGCCCTACTCCGGCTCCTCGGCCGTGCTGGCCGCCTACGCGGCCCTCCTGGTCCCCGGGGACACGGTCCTGGCGATGTCGCTGGCCCACGGCGGCCACCTCACCCACGGATCCGAGTCGAACTTCTCCGGCCGCTGGTTCCGCTTCGCCGGCTACGGGGTGACGCGGGGCGGGACCTTCGAGGAGGGCGGCCTGATCGACTACGAGCAGTTGCGGGTCCTGGCCCACCGGCACCGCCCGAAGGCGATCGTCTGCGGCGGCATCGCCTACCCCCGGCACATCGACTACGCCGTCTTCCGGGAGATCGCGGACGACGTCGGCGCGTACCTGATCGTGGACGCCGCGCACACGCTCGGCCTGGTCGCCGGCGGGGCCGCCCCCAATCCGGTGCCGTACGCGGACGTGGTGTGCGCCACCACGCACAAGACGCTCCGCGGCCCGCGCGGCGGGCTGGTCCTGTGCGGCGCGGACCTGGCCCAGCGCATCGACCGGGCGGTCTTCCCGTTCTCGCAGGGCGGCCCCCACATGCACGCCGTCGCGGCGAAGGCGGTGGCCCTCGGGGAGGCGGCGCGGCCGGAGTTCGCGCTCTACGCGCACCAGGTCGTCGCCAACGCCCGCACGCTCGCCGGCGCGCTCGCCGCGCGCGGTCTGCGCATCGCGACGGGCGGCACGGACACGCACCTGATCGCCGCCGACGTGTCGGCCCTGGGGGTCACCGGGATGCGTGCCCGCGGGCTGTGCGCGGCCGCCGGGATCGTGCTGGACAAGTACACGCTGCCGTACGACACGGAGCCGTGCGCGGCCGGTTCCGGTATCCGTCTGGGCACCGCGTCGGTGACCACGCAGGGGATGGGCGAGGAGCAGATGCCGCAGGTCGCGGACCTGATCGTGCGGGCGCTGCGGGAGGAGCGGGGACTGGCGGGCGAGGTCGCGGAACTGGTCGAGGGCTTCCCCCCGTACCCCGGCTGA
- a CDS encoding undecaprenyl/decaprenyl-phosphate alpha-N-acetylglucosaminyl 1-phosphate transferase, with protein sequence MREYLLTLCVAAAVTYLLTGPVRKFAIAAGAMPEIRDRDVHREPTPRLGGIAMFGGLCAGLLVAAHLTNLKSVFELSNEPRALLSGAGLIWLLGVLDDKWGVDALIKLGAQMIAAGVMVLQGLTVLWLPIPGKGIVALTPVQSTLLTVALVVITINAVNFVDGLDGLASGMVCIAAIAFFMYAYRIWYGYGIEAAAPATLFSAILIGMCLGFLPHNFHPARIFMGDSGSMLIGLVLASGAISITGQTDPDAITNLTGSTRDTTHFMVPVYMPLLLPLTLIAIPAADLVLAIVRRTWNGQSPFAADRGHLHHRLLDIGHSHSRAVWIMYFWSALISFGAVAFSVNSSSLWIVLGIVMLSAMGLIALLMPRFRPRAPRWAEAFVPPRYRRTRVEAAQAAHAAAAATIASGEAPGVNGATALSARSLVDAGRGTGTRP encoded by the coding sequence GTGCGCGAGTACCTCTTGACCCTCTGCGTGGCAGCCGCCGTGACCTACCTCCTCACGGGGCCGGTACGGAAGTTCGCCATCGCGGCGGGCGCCATGCCCGAGATCCGTGATCGTGACGTCCACCGCGAACCCACGCCACGCCTCGGCGGCATCGCCATGTTCGGCGGTCTGTGCGCGGGCCTGCTGGTGGCGGCCCATCTGACCAACCTCAAGAGCGTCTTCGAGCTCTCCAACGAGCCACGGGCACTGCTCTCCGGCGCCGGGCTGATCTGGCTGCTGGGCGTGCTGGACGACAAGTGGGGCGTGGACGCGCTGATCAAGCTGGGCGCGCAGATGATCGCGGCCGGCGTGATGGTGCTGCAGGGTCTGACCGTGCTGTGGCTGCCGATCCCGGGCAAGGGCATCGTCGCGCTCACACCGGTGCAGTCGACCCTGCTGACCGTGGCCCTGGTCGTGATCACGATCAACGCGGTGAACTTCGTCGACGGACTCGACGGACTCGCGTCCGGAATGGTGTGCATCGCCGCGATCGCGTTCTTCATGTACGCGTACCGCATCTGGTACGGATACGGCATCGAGGCCGCCGCCCCGGCGACCCTGTTCAGCGCGATCCTCATCGGGATGTGCCTGGGTTTCCTGCCGCACAACTTCCACCCCGCCCGGATCTTCATGGGCGACTCGGGCTCGATGCTGATCGGCCTGGTGCTGGCCTCCGGCGCCATCTCGATCACCGGCCAGACCGACCCCGACGCCATCACCAACCTCACCGGCTCGACCCGGGACACCACGCACTTCATGGTGCCGGTCTACATGCCGCTGCTGCTGCCGCTGACGCTCATCGCGATCCCCGCGGCCGACCTGGTGCTGGCCATCGTGCGCCGCACCTGGAACGGGCAGTCGCCGTTCGCCGCCGACCGCGGCCACCTCCACCACCGGCTGCTGGACATCGGCCACTCGCACAGCCGGGCCGTGTGGATCATGTACTTCTGGTCCGCGCTGATCTCCTTTGGCGCGGTCGCCTTCTCGGTCAACTCCTCCAGCCTGTGGATCGTCCTGGGCATCGTGATGCTGAGCGCCATGGGACTGATCGCCCTGCTCATGCCGCGCTTCCGGCCCCGGGCCCCGCGCTGGGCCGAGGCGTTCGTCCCGCCGCGGTACCGCCGTACCCGGGTGGAGGCCGCGCAGGCGGCGCACGCCGCCGCGGCGGCCACGATCGCCTCGGGGGAGGCCCCCGGCGTCAACGGTGCGACCGCGCTCAGCGCACGGTCCCTGGTGGACGCCGGACGGGGCACGGGCACCCGTCCGTAG
- the atpE gene encoding ATP synthase F0 subunit C, protein MSAVNLAATQILGNLGSIGYGLAAIGPGVGIGIIFGNGTQALARQPEAAGLIRANQILGFAFCEALALIGLVMPFVYPTS, encoded by the coding sequence ATGTCCGCTGTGAACCTCGCCGCCACCCAGATCCTCGGCAACCTGGGCTCCATCGGCTACGGCCTCGCGGCCATCGGCCCCGGCGTCGGCATCGGCATCATCTTCGGCAACGGTACGCAGGCCCTCGCCCGCCAGCCCGAGGCCGCCGGCCTGATCCGCGCCAACCAGATCCTCGGCTTCGCCTTCTGTGAGGCGCTCGCGCTGATCGGTCTGGTCATGCCGTTCGTCTACCCGACCTCCTGA
- the atpA gene encoding F0F1 ATP synthase subunit alpha — protein sequence MAELTIRPEEIRDALENFVQSYKPDAASREEVGTVSLAGDGIAKVEGLPSVMANELLKFEDGTLGLALNLEEREIGAIVLGEFSGIEEGQPVQRTGEVLSVAVGEGYLGRVVDPLGNPIDGLGEIETDGRRALELQAPGVMARKSVHEPMQTGLKAVDAMTPIGRGQRQLIIGDRQTGKTALAIDTIINQRDNWRSGDPKKQVRCIYVAIGQKGSTIAGVRAALEEAGALEYTTIVAAPASDPAGFKYLAPYTGSAIGQHWMYDGKHVLIVFDDLSKQADAYRAVSLLLRRPPGREAYPGDVFYLHSRLLERCAKLSDELGAGSMTGLPVVETKANDVSAFIPTNVISITDGQCFLESDLFNAGQRPALNVGISVSRVGGSAQIKAMKSVAGRLRVDLAQYRELEAFAAFGSDLDAASKAQLERGKRMVELLKQGQYAPFPIEDQVVSIWAGTTGKLDDVPVEDIRRFERELLDYLRREKKDLLLSIAETGKLGDDTVEALTDAVAEFKKQFETSDGKLLGEG from the coding sequence ATGGCGGAGCTCACGATCCGGCCGGAGGAGATCCGGGACGCGCTGGAGAACTTCGTCCAGTCGTACAAGCCGGACGCGGCCTCGCGCGAGGAGGTCGGAACGGTCAGCCTGGCCGGCGACGGTATCGCCAAGGTCGAGGGTCTGCCCTCGGTCATGGCGAACGAGCTGCTGAAGTTCGAGGACGGCACCCTCGGTCTCGCCCTCAACCTCGAGGAGCGCGAGATCGGTGCGATCGTCCTCGGCGAGTTCAGCGGCATCGAGGAGGGCCAGCCGGTGCAGCGCACCGGTGAGGTGCTCTCCGTCGCGGTCGGCGAGGGATACCTGGGTCGCGTCGTCGACCCGCTCGGCAACCCGATCGACGGCCTCGGCGAGATCGAGACCGACGGCCGCCGCGCCCTGGAGCTCCAGGCTCCCGGCGTCATGGCCCGTAAGTCCGTGCACGAGCCGATGCAGACCGGCCTCAAGGCCGTCGACGCGATGACCCCGATCGGCCGCGGTCAGCGTCAGCTGATCATCGGCGACCGCCAGACCGGCAAGACCGCCCTGGCGATCGACACGATCATCAACCAGCGTGACAACTGGCGTTCCGGCGACCCCAAGAAGCAGGTCCGCTGCATCTACGTCGCCATCGGCCAGAAGGGCTCCACCATCGCCGGCGTGCGCGCCGCGCTGGAGGAGGCCGGCGCCTTGGAGTACACCACGATCGTGGCGGCCCCGGCGTCCGACCCGGCCGGCTTCAAGTACCTCGCCCCGTACACCGGCTCGGCCATCGGCCAGCACTGGATGTACGACGGCAAGCACGTCCTGATCGTCTTCGACGACCTGTCCAAGCAGGCCGACGCCTACCGCGCCGTCTCCCTGCTGCTGCGCCGCCCGCCGGGCCGTGAGGCCTACCCGGGTGACGTCTTCTACCTGCACTCGCGCCTGCTGGAGCGCTGCGCCAAGCTTTCCGACGAGCTGGGCGCCGGCTCGATGACCGGTCTGCCGGTCGTCGAGACCAAGGCCAACGACGTCTCGGCGTTCATCCCGACCAACGTCATCTCCATCACCGACGGCCAGTGCTTCCTGGAGTCCGACCTGTTCAACGCGGGCCAGCGCCCGGCACTGAACGTCGGTATCTCGGTCTCCCGAGTCGGTGGCTCGGCGCAGATCAAGGCCATGAAGTCGGTCGCCGGCCGACTGCGCGTGGACCTCGCCCAGTACCGCGAGCTGGAGGCGTTCGCCGCCTTCGGTTCCGACCTGGACGCGGCCTCCAAGGCGCAGCTGGAGCGCGGCAAGCGCATGGTCGAGCTGCTGAAGCAGGGCCAGTACGCCCCGTTCCCGATCGAGGACCAGGTCGTCTCCATCTGGGCCGGCACCACCGGCAAGCTGGACGACGTGCCCGTCGAGGACATCCGCCGCTTCGAGCGCGAGCTGCTGGACTACCTCCGCCGCGAGAAGAAGGACCTCCTGCTGAGCATCGCCGAGACCGGCAAGCTTGGCGACGACACGGTCGAGGCCCTGACCGACGCGGTCGCGGAGTTCAAGAAGCAGTTCGAGACCTCGGACGGCAAGCTGCTGGGTGAGGGCTGA
- a CDS encoding F0F1 ATP synthase subunit delta, translated as MNGASREALATARERLDALADNTSVDAAKLAEELAAVTGLLDREGSLRRALTDPAQQGEAKAGLAQAVLGGQIGGETADLVSGMVRSRWSQSRDLTDALEELSYGADLIAAERAGVLDDVEDELFRFGRIVSGSSELRAALTDRAAGTQAKAALLHSLLGGRANPVTERIVVRLVTHPRGRSLEAGIDALSKLAAARRNRTVAVVVSAVPLSDRQKQRLGAALATIYGRQVHLNLDVDPAVRGGISVRVGDEVIDGTIADRLEEASRRMAG; from the coding sequence ATGAACGGAGCGAGCCGCGAGGCACTGGCCACCGCGCGCGAGCGCCTCGACGCGCTGGCGGACAACACGTCCGTCGACGCGGCGAAGCTCGCCGAGGAGCTGGCCGCCGTCACGGGGCTGCTCGACCGCGAGGGTTCGCTGCGCCGCGCCTTGACCGACCCCGCGCAGCAGGGAGAGGCCAAGGCGGGTCTGGCGCAGGCGGTCCTCGGCGGGCAGATCGGCGGCGAGACGGCCGACCTGGTCTCGGGCATGGTCCGCAGCCGCTGGTCGCAGTCGCGTGATCTGACCGACGCGCTGGAGGAGCTGTCCTACGGCGCCGACCTGATCGCCGCGGAGCGTGCGGGCGTCCTCGACGACGTCGAGGACGAGCTGTTCCGCTTCGGCCGCATCGTCTCCGGCAGCAGCGAGCTGCGGGCGGCGCTGACCGACCGCGCCGCGGGGACCCAGGCCAAGGCGGCCCTGCTGCACTCGCTGCTGGGCGGCCGCGCCAACCCGGTCACCGAGCGGATCGTGGTCCGTCTCGTGACCCACCCGCGAGGCCGTAGCCTGGAGGCAGGGATCGACGCCCTGTCCAAGCTGGCGGCGGCGCGCCGCAACCGCACGGTTGCGGTCGTGGTCTCGGCGGTTCCGCTGAGCGACCGGCAGAAGCAGCGCCTCGGCGCCGCGCTGGCCACGATCTACGGCCGGCAGGTGCACCTGAACCTCGACGTGGACCCCGCGGTCCGCGGCGGCATCTCGGTTCGGGTCGGCGACGAGGTCATCGACGGGACCATCGCGGACCGCCTCGAAGAGGCGAGTCGGCGGATGGCCGGCTGA
- the atpB gene encoding F0F1 ATP synthase subunit A: MKELSVSDVTTLAFETNCHIFDGCGFPAPGLHSFLFKPLIGDADSSAYFNKTMLLALLGSIVIVGFFWAAFAKPKIVPGKLQMVAEAGYDFVRRGIVYETIGKRDGEKYVPFMVALFFFVWIMNLWSIVPIAQFPVTAIISYPAALAAIVYVTWMSLTFKKHGFVGGWKNITGYDKNLGAVLPMVVGLEFLSNVIVRPFTHAVRLFANMFAGHVLLLLFTIASWYLLNGIGIAYAGVSFVMVIVMTAFELFIQAVQAYVFVLLACSYVQGALAEHH, translated from the coding sequence CTGAAGGAGCTCTCGGTGAGTGATGTAACGACGCTCGCCTTCGAGACGAACTGCCACATCTTCGACGGGTGCGGCTTCCCGGCCCCCGGCCTGCACTCCTTCCTCTTCAAGCCGCTGATCGGCGACGCGGACAGCAGCGCCTACTTCAACAAGACGATGCTGCTGGCGCTGCTGGGCAGCATCGTGATCGTCGGCTTCTTCTGGGCTGCCTTCGCCAAGCCGAAGATCGTCCCCGGCAAGCTGCAGATGGTCGCCGAGGCCGGCTACGACTTCGTGCGCCGAGGGATCGTCTACGAGACGATCGGCAAGCGTGACGGCGAGAAGTACGTGCCCTTCATGGTCGCGCTGTTCTTCTTCGTCTGGATCATGAACCTGTGGTCGATCGTGCCGATCGCCCAGTTCCCCGTCACGGCGATCATCAGCTACCCGGCCGCGCTGGCCGCGATCGTCTACGTCACGTGGATGTCGCTGACCTTCAAGAAGCACGGCTTCGTCGGTGGCTGGAAGAACATCACCGGCTACGACAAGAACCTCGGCGCGGTGCTGCCGATGGTCGTCGGCCTGGAGTTCCTCTCCAACGTGATCGTCCGGCCGTTCACGCACGCGGTGCGTCTGTTCGCCAACATGTTCGCGGGTCACGTCCTGCTGCTGCTGTTCACCATCGCCAGCTGGTACCTGCTCAACGGGATCGGCATCGCCTACGCCGGTGTCTCGTTCGTGATGGTCATCGTGATGACCGCCTTCGAGCTCTTCATCCAGGCCGTCCAGGCGTACGTCTTCGTGCTGCTGGCCTGCTCCTACGTCCAGGGCGCGCTCGCCGAGCACCACTGA
- a CDS encoding L-threonylcarbamoyladenylate synthase, giving the protein MARRYDCSDATDRVAGLREAASAVRRGELVVLPTDTVYGIGADAFNTEAVGDLLEAKGRGRNMPSPVLVGSPNTLHGLVTDFSEQAWELVDAFWPGALTLVARHQPSLQWDLGDTRGTVAVRMPLHPVAIELLTETGPMAVSSANLTGHPSPQDCDAAQEMLGDSVAIYLDGGPTPAAVPSSIVDVTGKVPVLLRAGAISAEQLREVVPDLEVGN; this is encoded by the coding sequence ATGGCACGGCGTTACGACTGCTCGGACGCGACGGACCGGGTTGCCGGACTGCGCGAGGCCGCGTCCGCCGTACGCCGCGGCGAGCTCGTGGTGCTGCCCACCGACACCGTCTACGGGATCGGCGCGGACGCGTTCAACACCGAGGCCGTCGGCGACCTGCTGGAGGCCAAGGGCCGGGGCCGCAACATGCCCTCGCCCGTCCTGGTCGGCTCCCCGAACACCCTGCACGGCCTGGTCACCGACTTCAGCGAGCAGGCCTGGGAGCTGGTCGACGCCTTCTGGCCGGGCGCCCTCACCCTCGTCGCCCGTCACCAGCCGTCGCTCCAGTGGGACCTGGGGGACACCCGCGGCACCGTGGCCGTCCGCATGCCTCTGCACCCGGTCGCCATCGAGCTGCTGACCGAGACCGGCCCGATGGCCGTCTCCAGCGCCAACCTGACCGGTCACCCCTCCCCGCAGGACTGCGACGCGGCGCAGGAGATGCTCGGTGACTCCGTCGCGATCTACCTCGACGGCGGCCCGACGCCCGCGGCCGTGCCGTCCTCGATCGTGGACGTCACCGGCAAGGTGCCCGTCCTGCTGCGGGCGGGTGCGATCAGCGCGGAGCAGCTCCGTGAGGTCGTCCCCGACCTGGAGGTCGGCAATTGA
- the atpD gene encoding F0F1 ATP synthase subunit beta, translating to MTTTVETAAATGRVARVIGPVVDVEFPVDAMPEIYNALTVEVSDPAEAGKKKTLTLEVAQHLGDGVVRAISMQPTDGLVRQASVTDTGTGITVPVGDFTKGKVFNTLGEVLNVPEENANVGERWTIHRKAPKFEDLESKTEMFETGLKVVDLLTPYVKGGKIGLFGGAGVGKTVLIQEMIMRVAKLHEGVSVFAGVGERTREGNDLIQEMEESGVLDKTALVFGQMDEPPGTRLRVALAGLTMAEYFRDVQKQDVLFFIDNIFRFTQAGSEVSTLLGRMPSAVGYQPNLADEMGLLQERITSTRGHSITSMQAIYVPADDLTDPAPATTFAHLDATTVLSRPISEKGIYPAVDPLDSTSRILDPRYIAADHYECAMRVKGILQKYKDLQDIIAILGIDELGEEDKLTVHRARRIERFLSQNTHAAKQFTGIDGSDVPLDESISAFNAIADGKYDHFPEQAFFMCGGIEDLERNARELGVS from the coding sequence ATGACCACCACTGTTGAGACGGCCGCTGCCACGGGCCGCGTCGCCCGGGTCATCGGCCCGGTCGTCGACGTGGAGTTCCCCGTCGACGCCATGCCGGAGATCTACAACGCCCTCACCGTCGAGGTCTCCGACCCGGCCGAGGCCGGCAAGAAGAAGACGCTGACCCTCGAGGTCGCCCAGCACCTGGGCGACGGCGTGGTCCGCGCGATCTCGATGCAGCCCACCGACGGTCTGGTCCGCCAGGCCTCGGTGACCGACACGGGCACGGGCATCACCGTCCCGGTCGGCGACTTCACCAAGGGCAAGGTGTTCAACACCCTCGGTGAGGTGCTGAACGTCCCCGAGGAGAACGCCAACGTCGGCGAGCGCTGGACGATCCACCGCAAGGCGCCGAAGTTCGAGGATCTCGAGTCCAAGACCGAGATGTTCGAGACCGGCCTGAAGGTCGTCGACCTGCTGACCCCGTACGTCAAGGGCGGCAAGATCGGTCTGTTCGGCGGCGCGGGTGTCGGCAAGACCGTCCTCATCCAGGAAATGATCATGCGTGTGGCGAAGCTGCACGAGGGCGTTTCCGTGTTCGCCGGCGTCGGCGAGCGCACCCGTGAGGGCAACGACCTGATCCAGGAGATGGAGGAGTCCGGCGTCCTGGACAAGACCGCCCTGGTCTTCGGCCAGATGGACGAGCCCCCGGGCACCCGTCTGCGCGTGGCGCTGGCCGGTCTGACCATGGCGGAGTACTTCCGCGATGTGCAGAAGCAGGACGTGCTGTTCTTCATCGACAACATCTTCCGCTTCACCCAGGCCGGTTCCGAGGTCTCCACGCTGCTCGGCCGCATGCCCTCCGCGGTGGGTTACCAGCCGAACCTCGCGGACGAGATGGGCCTCCTCCAGGAGCGCATCACCTCGACCCGTGGTCACTCGATCACCTCGATGCAGGCGATCTACGTCCCCGCGGACGACCTGACCGACCCGGCGCCGGCGACCACCTTCGCCCACCTGGACGCGACGACCGTTCTGTCCCGTCCGATCTCGGAGAAGGGCATCTACCCGGCGGTGGACCCGCTGGACTCGACGTCCCGCATCCTGGACCCCCGCTACATCGCGGCGGACCACTACGAGTGCGCCATGCGCGTCAAGGGGATCCTGCAGAAGTACAAGGACCTCCAGGACATCATCGCGATCCTCGGTATCGACGAGCTGGGCGAGGAGGACAAGCTCACCGTCCACCGCGCCCGCCGCATCGAGCGCTTCCTGTCGCAGAACACCCACGCGGCGAAGCAGTTCACCGGCATCGACGGCTCCGACGTCCCGCTGGACGAGTCGATCTCCGCGTTCAACGCCATCGCCGACGGAAAGTACGACCACTTCCCTGAGCAGGCGTTCTTCATGTGCGGTGGCATCGAGGACCTCGAGCGCAACGCCCGCGAGCTCGGCGTCAGCTGA
- a CDS encoding protein-tyrosine-phosphatase, with translation MTPPIPGQWDHGERPFRILHVCTGNVCRSPMAERLTRHELTLRLGDGAAGIVVESAGTWGHEGSPMEAHAATVLAEYAADPTGFLGRELLDDHVIDADLVLTATRDHRAQVISMGHAAGLRTFTLKEFTRLVKAIDPATLPEGSVTERARSLVRAAAALRGWLLAPTPDADEVYDPYGAPLTFFRSVGEEIHDALDPVLTALTGMPAPTA, from the coding sequence TTGACACCGCCCATACCCGGGCAGTGGGATCACGGCGAGCGCCCGTTCCGCATCCTCCACGTCTGCACCGGCAACGTCTGCCGCTCGCCCATGGCCGAGCGGCTGACCCGGCACGAGCTGACGCTGCGGCTCGGTGACGGCGCCGCGGGGATCGTCGTGGAGAGCGCCGGCACCTGGGGGCACGAGGGCTCGCCGATGGAGGCGCACGCCGCCACGGTGCTCGCCGAGTACGCCGCCGACCCCACGGGGTTCCTCGGCCGCGAACTCCTCGACGACCACGTGATCGACGCCGACCTCGTCCTGACCGCCACCCGCGACCACCGCGCCCAGGTGATCTCCATGGGGCACGCGGCGGGGCTGCGCACCTTCACGCTCAAGGAGTTCACCCGGCTGGTGAAGGCGATAGACCCGGCGACGCTGCCGGAGGGCAGCGTGACCGAGCGCGCGCGGTCCCTGGTGCGCGCCGCCGCGGCCCTGCGCGGGTGGCTGCTGGCGCCCACCCCCGACGCGGACGAGGTGTACGACCCGTACGGCGCCCCGCTGACGTTCTTCCGCAGCGTCGGCGAGGAGATCCACGACGCGCTGGACCCCGTCCTGACCGCGCTCACCGGGATGCCGGCGCCCACCGCCTGA
- a CDS encoding F0F1 ATP synthase subunit B, with the protein MNALAQLAAEEAENPLIPPIPELVIGLIAFAIVFFFLAKKLLPNINKVLDERREAIEGGMEKAEAAQAEAQRTLEEYKQSLSEARHEAARLRQEAQEQGAALIAEMRAEGQRQREEIIAAGHAQIEADRRSAAHALRQDVGKLATDLAGKIVGESLEDTARQSRVIDRFLDELEEKAEAAR; encoded by the coding sequence GTGAACGCCCTGGCACAGCTGGCGGCCGAGGAGGCGGAGAACCCCCTCATCCCGCCGATCCCAGAGCTCGTCATCGGTCTCATCGCCTTCGCCATCGTCTTCTTCTTCCTCGCCAAGAAGCTCCTCCCGAACATCAACAAGGTTCTGGACGAGCGGCGCGAGGCCATCGAGGGCGGCATGGAGAAGGCCGAGGCCGCACAGGCCGAGGCTCAGCGGACCCTCGAGGAGTACAAGCAGTCGCTCTCCGAGGCCCGCCACGAGGCCGCGCGTCTGCGCCAGGAGGCGCAGGAGCAGGGCGCCGCGCTCATCGCCGAGATGCGTGCGGAAGGCCAGCGGCAGCGTGAGGAGATCATCGCCGCCGGTCACGCCCAGATCGAGGCCGACCGCCGGTCCGCCGCGCACGCCCTGCGCCAGGACGTCGGCAAGCTCGCCACCGACCTGGCCGGCAAGATCGTCGGTGAGTCCCTCGAGGACACCGCCCGCCAGAGCCGCGTGATCGACCGCTTCCTCGACGAGCTCGAGGAGAAGGCCGAGGCCGCGCGATGA